The Cohnella abietis genome has a segment encoding these proteins:
- the flhF gene encoding flagellar biosynthesis protein FlhF — MKVKRYIVDDLPEAVQMIRSELGSDAVILNTKEIRIGGFLGMFRKKRMEVIAATDESAKKPPARVPQPARPFERKLAAPPVEEPSISLPSMPSNAVRERYTQAPFADSGRTMAAPKSEPKRVTEQLTFSQMASFQSTLEKANAVHESEEFQDRSSEQHIDTQAATLAAAVQHLDARESRNAKDETSALMQELRSMKDMMTKMSKQQAFRSMPEAVMKLSRRIAEQGVDPAYVEQFAEAVNKQLEEKGVADWDAAYECARILLLSWLENAKGSGIANSTRIVHFVGPTGVGKTTTIAKLAAEQSFSHQRKVGFITADTYRIAAVDQLRTYADILNVPLEVVFSPSELMRAYKKLSDLDLLFMDTAGRNYRNELFVSEVNSLLSPGEQTETVLVLSMTHKYNDMKQVASQFAKYGVNQLLLTKFDETDSFGAIINLVKEFDFRISYTTCGQAVPDDIKPFDPEDLVGRILGAPTDE, encoded by the coding sequence ATGAAGGTAAAACGTTATATTGTCGATGATTTGCCTGAAGCCGTTCAGATGATTCGAAGCGAGCTAGGTTCAGACGCTGTAATTCTAAATACGAAAGAAATCCGCATCGGCGGATTTCTTGGCATGTTCCGCAAGAAGCGTATGGAGGTCATTGCTGCAACGGATGAATCTGCTAAGAAGCCGCCAGCTCGCGTACCGCAGCCTGCGCGTCCTTTTGAAAGAAAGCTAGCTGCTCCACCAGTTGAAGAACCTTCCATTTCATTACCCTCTATGCCCTCTAATGCAGTTAGAGAAAGATATACTCAAGCTCCCTTTGCGGATAGCGGAAGAACAATGGCTGCACCCAAATCCGAACCTAAGCGAGTTACTGAACAGTTGACCTTCTCACAAATGGCTAGCTTCCAGTCTACTTTAGAGAAGGCAAATGCTGTGCATGAAAGTGAAGAGTTTCAAGACCGAAGCTCCGAGCAGCACATCGATACTCAAGCGGCGACACTCGCTGCTGCGGTACAACACTTAGATGCAAGAGAGAGCAGAAACGCCAAAGATGAAACCTCAGCCCTGATGCAGGAGCTTCGATCGATGAAAGACATGATGACTAAGATGTCGAAGCAGCAGGCTTTCCGAAGTATGCCAGAGGCCGTCATGAAGCTAAGTCGGCGAATAGCTGAGCAAGGAGTAGACCCTGCTTATGTTGAACAATTCGCTGAAGCTGTTAACAAGCAATTAGAGGAGAAGGGTGTGGCGGATTGGGATGCTGCCTACGAATGTGCACGCATTTTACTGCTCTCCTGGCTTGAAAATGCTAAAGGCTCTGGCATTGCCAATTCAACTAGAATTGTTCACTTCGTTGGTCCCACTGGAGTAGGGAAAACAACGACAATTGCTAAGCTGGCAGCTGAACAATCCTTTAGTCATCAGAGAAAAGTAGGCTTCATTACGGCAGATACCTATCGTATTGCGGCTGTAGATCAGCTCAGAACGTATGCAGATATTCTTAACGTTCCTCTAGAGGTTGTATTTTCTCCAAGTGAGCTAATGCGTGCTTACAAGAAGCTAAGTGATCTTGATCTTCTATTCATGGATACAGCAGGGCGAAACTATCGGAATGAGCTATTTGTCTCAGAAGTGAATAGCCTGCTGTCTCCGGGAGAGCAAACGGAAACGGTGCTCGTTCTAAGCATGACACATAAATATAACGACATGAAGCAGGTTGCTTCCCAATTTGCGAAATATGGAGTTAACCAGCTACTGCTGACCAAATTCGATGAAACGGATTCTTTCGGGGCTATTATAAACTTAGTGAAAGAGTTCGATTTCAGAATTTCCTATACAACGTGTGGTCAGGCAGTACCTGACGATATAAAGCCGTTTGATCCTGAGGATTTGGTAGGACGCATTCTGGGGGCACCGACTGATGAATGA
- a CDS encoding MinD/ParA family protein, which produces MNDQAQALRHLVHSKDTHTARSTRVITVTSGKGGVGKSNFSLNFAMALQNRGYSVLVFDADISFANIDVLLGTPAKYNLIHLLKGEKNIWEIIQIGPGGLQFIAGGSGFQDLVRLSDQELEYFSTQIGKLHGHVDFIIFDTGAGLSKETVRFITAAEETIVVTTPEPTSITDAYALIKMLKSMGHQISFKLVVNRVTNDQEGKQTADNIQHVTDKYLGLDISVLGFIPDDANVMKAVKKQTPLSIAFPDSLATRGIDRIASRFLLERESNPARGLSGFLQRMKRLWT; this is translated from the coding sequence ATGAATGACCAAGCGCAGGCCCTAAGGCATTTGGTTCATTCCAAGGATACTCACACTGCTCGTTCTACTCGGGTTATTACGGTCACTAGTGGAAAGGGCGGTGTAGGTAAATCCAATTTCAGCCTCAATTTCGCTATGGCTTTGCAAAATCGGGGATACAGTGTACTTGTTTTCGATGCAGATATTAGCTTCGCGAATATCGATGTTTTATTGGGGACACCCGCCAAATACAATCTCATTCACTTGCTTAAAGGCGAGAAAAACATTTGGGAAATTATTCAAATCGGCCCAGGAGGCTTGCAATTTATAGCAGGTGGGTCAGGTTTTCAAGATTTGGTTCGATTAAGTGATCAAGAGCTAGAGTATTTCTCGACACAAATCGGTAAACTTCATGGTCATGTAGATTTTATTATTTTTGATACCGGTGCTGGCTTATCGAAGGAAACGGTACGATTCATAACGGCAGCGGAAGAAACGATTGTCGTAACGACGCCTGAGCCGACATCAATAACGGATGCGTATGCACTTATTAAGATGCTGAAGTCAATGGGACATCAAATCTCATTTAAGCTAGTCGTGAATCGGGTTACTAATGATCAAGAAGGTAAGCAGACAGCAGATAATATTCAACACGTAACAGACAAATATTTGGGGTTAGATATATCGGTCCTTGGCTTTATCCCAGATGATGCCAATGTGATGAAAGCAGTTAAGAAGCAAACACCGCTATCAATCGCTTTTCCCGATAGCTTAGCAACAAGAGGCATTGATCGAATTGCGTCACGTTTTCTTCTTGAAAGGGAATCCAATCCAGCCCGTGGATTATCAGGCTTCTTACAACGAATGAAGAGACTCTGGACCTAA
- a CDS encoding protein-glutamate methylesterase/protein-glutamine glutaminase gives MSGFKVLIVDDSPFMRKVFSDVIDADAAFKVLATAANGQEAVELALKLKPDIITMDLEMPQLNGIEALQKIMSLQPTPVIMLSAVTDNGTRDTIKALQYGAIDFIRKPDGAVKLDIHQVGGQLLEKLHIARESMSKGAFRMLPAVEEKVEIPPQTAPPLTKADLTVAEEAKLAERPPDNKPPKISVEARKPLTESRIPKAPVIRPELKSMTQKKIPLDEVPSINADKASNAKPADPLAPVRSKQRQELKPSAVTEIREVVAKRQSKATASTSKLVQAKPIESLPSKTSTTFTNIVAIGTSTGGPRALHEVLTGIPADFPAPILIVQHMPPKFTHSLAQRLDNFCNIHVREAVDGEPVETATAYIAPGGKHMSLAKDAANKYRIRLSEEGPRSGHMPSVDVLFESLIGHQQLKRHVVIMTGMGSDGAKGMKALQQDGAVTTIAEAEQTCVVYGMPRSAVELGAVSHLLPLQSIASAIVQEVKARKS, from the coding sequence ATGTCGGGATTTAAAGTGTTAATTGTAGATGATTCCCCATTTATGCGAAAGGTGTTCAGTGATGTTATTGATGCTGACGCTGCCTTCAAAGTTCTGGCAACTGCCGCTAATGGCCAGGAGGCTGTCGAACTAGCGCTAAAGCTCAAGCCTGATATTATAACAATGGACTTGGAAATGCCGCAGTTAAATGGAATTGAAGCTTTACAGAAAATTATGTCTTTGCAGCCAACTCCAGTTATTATGCTGTCTGCCGTTACAGATAATGGGACTAGGGATACGATCAAAGCTCTGCAATACGGGGCTATCGACTTTATCCGCAAACCTGACGGCGCAGTTAAGCTGGATATCCATCAGGTAGGCGGTCAATTGCTGGAGAAATTACATATCGCAAGAGAATCAATGAGTAAGGGAGCATTCCGAATGCTTCCGGCTGTCGAGGAAAAGGTAGAAATACCACCTCAGACAGCACCACCACTTACTAAAGCTGACTTAACTGTTGCTGAAGAGGCTAAGCTAGCGGAGCGTCCTCCTGATAACAAGCCACCTAAGATCAGCGTGGAAGCTAGGAAACCTTTGACAGAGTCGCGAATACCTAAGGCTCCGGTAATCCGTCCTGAGCTGAAGAGTATGACTCAGAAAAAAATTCCACTAGATGAGGTTCCTTCGATTAACGCAGATAAAGCTTCGAACGCTAAGCCAGCTGATCCTTTAGCACCAGTGCGAAGCAAACAGCGGCAGGAGCTAAAGCCATCCGCGGTAACTGAGATAAGGGAAGTAGTCGCTAAGCGGCAATCTAAAGCAACTGCAAGCACCAGCAAGTTGGTCCAAGCAAAGCCAATTGAATCTTTACCTAGTAAGACATCGACCACATTTACAAACATTGTAGCTATTGGAACGTCAACGGGAGGCCCTAGGGCTTTGCATGAAGTACTGACTGGAATTCCTGCAGATTTCCCTGCACCTATTCTTATCGTTCAGCACATGCCTCCTAAGTTTACGCACTCACTGGCACAACGATTGGATAACTTTTGTAACATCCATGTTCGGGAGGCTGTTGACGGCGAGCCTGTTGAAACCGCTACAGCATACATTGCTCCTGGTGGAAAACATATGTCATTGGCCAAAGATGCAGCTAACAAATACCGCATTAGATTGTCGGAAGAAGGCCCTAGAAGCGGGCATATGCCATCTGTAGATGTGTTGTTCGAGTCATTGATCGGGCATCAGCAATTAAAACGGCATGTCGTCATTATGACCGGAATGGGAAGCGATGGGGCTAAAGGCATGAAGGCACTGCAGCAGGATGGTGCCGTAACTACGATTGCGGAAGCCGAGCAAACCTGTGTCGTCTATGGAATGCCACGTTCCGCTGTAGAGCTAGGTGCTGTATCGCATTTACTTCCGCTCCAAAGTATTGCTTCTGCTATTGTTCAAGAAGTGAAAGCGCGTAAAAGCTAA
- the flhA gene encoding flagellar biosynthesis protein FlhA, with protein MKIRDLSILIGVIGIVLMMVVPIPKGLLDVLLILNISIAIMILLIAMNTQDALHFSIFPTILLLTTIFRLALNVSTTRLVLSKADAGHVVETFGRFVAGGQIAIGFVVFLILVVVQFIVITKGSERVAEVGARFTLDAMPGKQMSIDADLNAGLINEHQARERREKIGKEADFYGAMDGASKFVKGDAIASIIIVLINLIAGFIIGMAVHGMDVMTSLEKYSILTIGDGLVSQIPALLISTAAGIIVTRAASEGNMADDLSKQLLRYPKLLYIVAGTVALLGLATPIPMISTIPYAAILAIAGYRLQKNLNKKQQEEELLVEEKHIEEVRSPESVISLLQVDPIEFEFGYGLIPLADTSQGGDLLDRIIMIRRQCALEMGLIVPVIRIRDNIQLKPNEYVIKMKGNTVARGELLLHHYLAMSPGFDDDSVTGIETQEPAFGLPALWIDEATKERAEMAGYTVVDPPSVVATHLTEVIKKYAHELIGRQETKALIESVKETYPALVEELIPSILSIGDVQKVLSKLLKEKISIRDLVTIFETLADYGKFTKDPEVLTEYVRQSLSRQITQQYANSSEPLKVITVSPAIEKKIADAVQQSDQGSYLAMDPASSQAIYQRLTEQVNRLVQSGQQPIILTSPTIRMYLRQLLERSLQDIPVISYSELEPSIEVQSVGVVSA; from the coding sequence ATGAAAATTCGGGACTTAAGCATACTGATAGGCGTCATCGGCATTGTCCTGATGATGGTCGTTCCAATTCCCAAAGGACTTTTAGATGTTTTACTTATCCTAAACATTTCGATTGCGATCATGATTTTGCTCATCGCAATGAACACACAGGATGCGCTTCATTTTTCCATATTCCCTACGATCTTGTTGCTCACAACGATATTCAGACTCGCGCTTAACGTCTCCACGACACGCCTAGTACTTTCCAAAGCCGATGCCGGACATGTGGTAGAAACCTTTGGTAGGTTTGTGGCAGGGGGACAAATCGCTATAGGGTTCGTCGTATTCTTAATTCTCGTCGTCGTTCAGTTTATCGTTATTACTAAGGGCTCGGAGCGTGTTGCAGAGGTTGGCGCGCGGTTTACTCTCGATGCCATGCCCGGTAAGCAAATGAGTATTGATGCGGATCTTAACGCAGGCTTGATTAATGAGCATCAAGCAAGGGAACGCCGTGAGAAGATTGGTAAGGAAGCGGATTTCTACGGAGCTATGGATGGTGCGAGTAAGTTCGTTAAGGGGGATGCGATTGCATCTATCATTATCGTTCTTATCAACTTGATAGCAGGCTTCATTATCGGTATGGCTGTACATGGAATGGATGTTATGACTTCATTGGAAAAATACTCCATTCTTACTATTGGTGATGGACTCGTAAGCCAAATACCCGCACTACTAATAAGCACAGCAGCAGGTATTATTGTTACAAGAGCAGCATCCGAGGGGAACATGGCGGATGATCTAAGCAAGCAACTGCTACGTTATCCTAAATTGCTTTACATTGTCGCAGGAACAGTAGCGTTACTTGGACTTGCAACTCCAATTCCTATGATTAGTACAATTCCTTATGCTGCCATCCTTGCTATAGCCGGTTATCGACTTCAGAAAAATCTTAATAAGAAACAGCAAGAGGAAGAGTTGTTGGTTGAAGAGAAGCATATCGAGGAAGTACGCAGCCCCGAAAGTGTCATTAGCTTGTTGCAGGTTGATCCAATCGAGTTCGAATTTGGATACGGATTGATTCCTCTTGCAGATACTTCCCAGGGCGGGGATTTACTCGACAGAATTATTATGATTCGACGGCAATGTGCACTAGAAATGGGATTAATTGTCCCTGTTATCCGAATACGCGACAATATTCAACTAAAACCGAACGAATATGTCATAAAAATGAAAGGAAATACAGTAGCTCGTGGCGAATTATTGTTACATCACTATCTTGCCATGAGTCCTGGTTTCGATGATGACTCCGTTACGGGGATAGAGACGCAAGAGCCTGCATTCGGATTACCTGCATTATGGATAGATGAAGCAACGAAGGAAAGGGCAGAAATGGCCGGATATACGGTTGTTGATCCTCCTTCGGTAGTGGCAACTCATTTAACTGAGGTCATCAAGAAGTATGCTCATGAGCTTATTGGTCGCCAAGAGACTAAGGCATTGATCGAAAGCGTTAAAGAAACGTATCCTGCTCTGGTTGAAGAGCTTATCCCTTCTATTCTCTCTATCGGAGATGTTCAGAAGGTACTATCGAAATTGCTTAAAGAGAAAATATCGATTAGAGATTTAGTAACTATTTTTGAAACATTAGCTGATTACGGAAAGTTTACAAAAGATCCGGAAGTGCTAACCGAGTATGTTCGACAAAGCTTATCAAGGCAAATTACGCAGCAGTACGCTAATTCCTCTGAGCCTCTCAAGGTTATTACGGTTAGTCCGGCCATTGAGAAGAAGATTGCCGACGCAGTGCAGCAATCTGATCAAGGGAGCTATCTGGCGATGGACCCAGCTTCTTCCCAAGCGATCTACCAACGCTTGACGGAACAGGTTAATCGGTTGGTTCAGTCGGGGCAGCAGCCTATTATTCTAACTTCTCCGACGATTCGTATGTATCTGCGCCAATTACTAGAACGAAGCTTACAGGATATTCCGGTCATTTCTTATAGTGAGTTGGAGCCAAGCATTGAAGTGCAAAGTGTTGGGGTGGTGAGCGCATGA